A single genomic interval of Macadamia integrifolia cultivar HAES 741 chromosome 6, SCU_Mint_v3, whole genome shotgun sequence harbors:
- the LOC122082576 gene encoding 1-aminocyclopropane-1-carboxylate synthase-like has product MTMGSTSSDQQQKQLLSKIATNHGHGEDSSYFDGWKAYDNNPFHPIQNPNGVIQMGLAENQLGFDLIEDWMRRNPQASICTAEGVKEFKDTAIFQDYHGLLAFRQAVAKFMGKVRGVTFDANRIVMGGGSTGANEMLTFCLADPGDAFLIPSPYYPAFDRDLRWRTGVQLLPVVCESSNDFKITKDALEVAYQKAQEANINVKGVMITNPSNPLGTILDRETLQSIVSFINEKNIHLVCDEIYAATVFDEPKFISIAEIIEGDDTCNRDLIHIAYSLSKDMGFPGFRVGIVYSYNDEVVNCARKMSSFGLVSTQTQHMIASLLSDDMFVERFITENANRLAKRYKIITGELRKVGIGCLKSNAGLFCWMDLRKLLKEPTVEAEMELWRVIIHDVKLNVSAGSSFHCSEPGWFRVCFANMDDETMKVALKRIQNFAIRRKPFRSNLRLSFSARRMDEAIMSPCIMSPRSPLVSART; this is encoded by the exons ATGACTATGGGATCCACATCGAGTGATCAGCAACAGAAACAGCTATTATCTAAGATTGCAACAAACCATGGACATGGCGAAGACTCTTCATATTTTGATGGATGGAAAGCCTACGACAACAACCCTTTCCAcccaatccaaaacccaaatggAGTTATCCAGATGGGTCTTGCAGAAAATCAGCTTGGCTTCGACTTGATTGAAGATTGGATGAGAAGAAACCCACAAGCATCTATTTGCACAGCAGAAGGAGTCAAAGAATTTAAGGATACTGCCATCTTTCAGGACTACCATGGCTTGCTGGCCTTTAGACAA GCTGTGGCGAAGTTTATGGGGAAAGTAAGAGGAGTGACATTCGACGCCAATCGCATAGTAATGGGAGGTGGATCCACTGGAGCTAACGAGATGCTCACCTTTTGTTTGGCTGACCCTGGAGATGCCTTCCTCATCCCCTCACCTTATTACCCAGC GTTTGATCGAGATTTGAGATGGAGAACAGGAGTGCAACTACTTCCAGTCGTTTGTGAAAGCTCTAATGATTTCAAGATCACCAAAGATGCCTTGGAGGTAGCATATCAGAAAGCCCAAGAAGCCAACATCAACGTAAAGGGCGTCATGATCACCAATCCATCAAACCCCTTAGGGACCATCTTGGACAGAGAGACACTGCAATCCATAGTAAGCTTCATCAATGAGAAGAACATCCACCTAGTCTGCGATGAGATATACGCAGCCACTGTCTTCGATGAACCCAAATTCATAAGCATCGCAGAGATAATAGAGGGAGACGATACCTGCAATAGAGATCTGATCCACATCGCGTATAGCCTCTCAAAGGATATGGGTTTCCCAGGCTTCAGGGTCGGCATAGTTTACTCATACAATGATGAGGTCGTGAACTGTGCTCGAAAGATGTCAAGCTTTGGATTAGTCTCCACACAGACACAACACATGATCGCATCTCTGTTATCAGATGATATGTTCGTAGAAAGGTTCATAACTGAGAATGCAAATAGGCTAGCAAAAAGGTATAAGATCATTACAGGGGAGCTTCGTAAAGTAGGCATTGGATGCTTAAAGAGCAATGCTGGTCTCTTTTGTTGGATGGACTTAAGGAAACTACTGAAAGAACCAACAGTAGAAGCAGAGATGGAGTTATGGAGAGTGATTATTCATGATGTTAAGCTCAATGTCTCTGCAGGTTCTTCTTTTCATTGCTCAGAGCCTGGTTGGTTCAGGGTTTGTTTTGCAAACATGGATGATGAGACCATGAAAGTAGCTCTTAAGAGAATACAGAATTTTGCTATTAGGCGCAAACCTTTCAGGAGCAATCTTCGATTAAGCTTCTCAGCACGAAGGATGGACGAAGCTATCATGTCTCCATGCATCATGTCACCTCGTTCGCCTCTTGTTAGTGCCAGGACATGA
- the LOC122082639 gene encoding 1-aminocyclopropane-1-carboxylate synthase-like: MGSASNDQQHKNFLLSKIATNHGHGEDSPYFDGWKAYDKNPFHPTNNPGGVIQMGLAENQLCFDLIEDWIRRNPQASICTTEGVKEFKDTAIFQDYHGLPAFRQAVAKFMGKVRGCGVTFDPNRIVMGGGSTGASELITFCLADPGDAFLVPSPYYPAFDRDLKWRTGVQLFPVICESSNDFKITKAALEVAYQKAQEANINVKGLMVTNPSNPLGTILDRETLQSIVSFINEKRIHLVCDEIYAATVFSNPKFISIAEIIEGDDTCNRDLVHFVYSLSKDMGFPGFRVGIVYSYNDEVVNCARKMSSFGLVSTQTQHLIASMLSDDEFVERFIDESANRLATRYKVITRELGKVGIECLKSNGGLFCWMDLRKLLKEPTAEAEMELWRVIVHDVKLNVSPGSSFHCSEPGWFRVCFANMDDETMEAALKRILNFVGKLREAEVPSGIGIKSFKSNLRLSLSSSRRIEETIMSPCILSPRSPLVKAKT; this comes from the exons ATGGGTTCCGCATCAAATGATCAGCAACACAAGAACTTCCTATTATCTAAGATTGCAACCAACCATGGACACGGCGAAGACTCTCCATATTTTGATGGATGGAAAGCCTACGATAAGAACCCTTTCCACCCAACCAACAATCCAGGGGGAGTTATCCAGATGGGTCTTGCAGAAAATCAACTTTGCTTCGACCTGATCGAAGATTGGATTAGAAGAAATCCACAAGCATCTATCTGCACCACAGAAGGAGTCAAGGAATTCAAGGATACTGCCATCTTTCAGGACTACCATGGCTTGCCGGCCTTTAGACAA GCTGTGGCGAAGTTTATGGGGAAAGTGAGAGGATGTGGAGTCACATTCGATCCCAATCGCATAGTTATGGGTGGTGGATCCACCGGAGCCAGTGAGTTGATCACCTTTTGCTTGGCCGATCCTGGTGATGCCTTTCTGGTCCCCTCACCTTATTACCCAGC GTTCGATCGAGATTTGAAATGGAGAACAGGAGTGCAACTATTTCCAGTCATATGCGAGAGCTCTAACGATTTCAAGATCACCAAAGCTGCCTTAGAGGTAGCATATCAGAAAGCTCAAGAGGCCAACATCAACGTAAAGGGTCTCATGGTTACTAATCCATCAAACCCCTTAGGGACCATCTTGGACAGAGAGACACTGCAATCCATAGTAAGCTTCATCAACGAGAAGAGAATCCACCTTGTCTGTGATGAGATATACGCAGCCACTGTCTTTAGCAATCCCAAATTCATAAGCATCGCCGAGATAATAGAGGGAGACGACACCTGCAATAGAGATCTGGTTCACTTCGTGTATAGCCTCTCAAAGGATATGGGGTTCCCAGGCTTCCGGGTGGGCATAGTTTACTCATATAATGATGAGGTCGTGAATTGTGCCCGCAAGATGTCAAGCTTTGGTTTAGTCTCCACACAGACACAACACTTGATTGCATCTATGTTAtcagatgatgagtttgtggAAAGGTTCATCGATGAGAGTGCAAATAGGTTAGCAACAAGATATAAGGTCATCACAAGGGAGCTTGGTAAAGTAGGAATTGAATGCTTGAAGAGCAATGGTGGTCTCTTTTGTTGGATGGACTTAAGGAAACTCCTCAAAGAACCAACAGCAGAAGCAGAGATGGAGTTATGGAGAGTGATAGTTCATGATGTTAAGCTCAATGTTTCACCAGGTTCTTCTTTTCATTGCTCGGAGCCTGGTTGGTTCAGGGTTTGCTTTGCAAACATGGATGATGAGACCATGGAAGCAGCTCTTAAGAGAATTCTGAATTTTGTGGGGAAGTTAAGAGAAGCAGAGGTGCCGTCAGGAATTGGAATCAAAAGTTTCAAGAGCAATCTTCGATTAAGCTTATCATCATCACGAAGGATTGAGGAGACTATCATGTCTCCATGCATCTTATCACCACGTTCACCTCTTGTTAAAGCCAAGACTTAA